In Hymenobacter sublimis, a single genomic region encodes these proteins:
- a CDS encoding alpha/beta hydrolase, with protein MPSTQHVLLKQLLTAATGPLARRRPGLAAMRLALEVASLGQLMPWNVFLKDADVDGMAAEWIQPAEATPGRVLLYLHGGGYVLGSLNTHRALIGALAQQCGVNALAINYRKAPEYPFPAALDDAQLAYRWLLNQGYAATDIIVAGDSAGGGLALALLLALRANQEPLPAAAVGLSPWTDLVLPTSVLRRVCQEESQVLEALEIRGWGPLYAAAASLAHPLVSPVRAELYGLPPLLIQISDAEVLGDDVLRFVQKARAAGSPVTLQVFEGLVHWWHLFWLFLPEARVALRRVADFTHQVWAAPEAAKAA; from the coding sequence ATGCCCTCCACGCAGCATGTACTTTTAAAGCAACTTCTTACCGCCGCCACGGGACCACTAGCCCGGCGCCGGCCGGGACTGGCAGCTATGCGTCTGGCCCTGGAAGTTGCCTCCTTGGGTCAGCTCATGCCCTGGAACGTGTTTCTTAAAGATGCAGACGTGGACGGCATGGCCGCCGAATGGATACAACCGGCCGAAGCTACGCCGGGGCGGGTACTGCTGTACCTGCACGGCGGCGGCTACGTGCTGGGTTCCCTGAACACGCACCGGGCCCTAATCGGGGCTTTGGCCCAGCAGTGCGGGGTTAACGCCTTGGCCATCAACTACCGCAAGGCTCCTGAATACCCTTTTCCAGCGGCCCTCGACGACGCCCAGCTAGCTTACCGCTGGCTGCTGAACCAAGGCTACGCCGCCACTGACATTATTGTGGCCGGCGACTCGGCCGGGGGCGGCTTGGCGCTGGCCCTGCTGCTGGCCTTGCGAGCCAACCAGGAACCCCTGCCTGCCGCCGCCGTTGGCCTTTCCCCCTGGACCGATTTGGTGCTGCCAACTAGTGTGCTTCGGCGCGTGTGTCAGGAGGAAAGCCAGGTGCTGGAAGCCTTGGAAATCAGGGGATGGGGTCCGCTTTACGCGGCGGCCGCGTCTCTTGCGCATCCGTTGGTGTCGCCGGTGCGGGCTGAACTGTACGGCCTACCCCCGTTGCTCATCCAGATTTCCGACGCCGAGGTGCTGGGCGACGACGTGCTCCGGTTTGTGCAAAAGGCGCGTGCGGCCGGCTCGCCCGTAACCCTGCAGGTGTTCGAGGGGCTGGTGCACTGGTGGCATTTGTTCTGGCTCTTTCTGCCCGAGGCCCGTGTCGCCCTGCGCCGGGTAGCCGATTTTACCCATCAGGTGTGGGCGGCACCCGAAGCGGCCAAGGCGGCGTAA
- a CDS encoding aspartyl protease family protein, producing the protein MFVLVCAFLLFSGRARAVGIRMLLALALGCCLSAEPVRAQHASFHLAGKQKHRVHVPFLLQRNLMVLQIWLNNKGPFNFVLDTGINTSLITDPRLGQELNLSVGRRFLVAGAGEENPLEAFHIPAVAVRLPGKAEAPALPFLMLSDDVLNLSGYVGIPIHGLLGSDVFQSFVVEVNPAEELITLHNPASFRAPRGRRWARIPLDMEGRKPYVTLPVQLNDSLSLPLKLVLDTGAGHALSVETTSDARLAVPPTRLRTQLGRGLNGNINGYLGRVPALQLGRYRVPALLTSFPDAADVAMRADVPRNGNLGFELLKRFTVIIDYAHNQLLLRPNLTFRDPFEHDMCGFEVLATGPNYRQYRVLRVDASGPAAEAGIRPGDEILSINLLPSDAISLTQLSRLLHSADGRTLLFVVRRSTGDLFTTAVRLKRQI; encoded by the coding sequence ATGTTCGTGCTAGTCTGCGCTTTTCTGCTGTTTTCGGGCCGCGCTCGGGCGGTAGGAATCCGTATGCTGCTGGCCCTGGCACTTGGGTGCTGCTTGAGCGCCGAACCGGTGCGGGCCCAGCATGCCTCGTTTCACTTGGCGGGCAAGCAGAAGCACCGGGTTCATGTACCCTTCCTGTTGCAACGCAACCTGATGGTGCTACAAATCTGGCTGAACAACAAAGGGCCCTTCAATTTTGTGCTGGACACGGGCATCAACACCTCCCTGATAACCGATCCGCGTTTGGGCCAGGAGTTGAACCTATCGGTGGGCCGGCGCTTCCTGGTTGCCGGGGCCGGGGAGGAAAATCCGCTGGAGGCGTTTCACATACCGGCCGTGGCCGTGCGCCTGCCGGGCAAGGCAGAAGCACCGGCCCTGCCCTTTCTGATGCTCTCCGATGATGTGCTGAACCTGTCCGGCTACGTGGGCATCCCCATTCATGGCCTGTTGGGCTCCGACGTTTTTCAGAGCTTTGTGGTGGAGGTAAACCCCGCCGAAGAACTAATTACCCTGCACAACCCAGCCTCCTTTCGCGCCCCGCGCGGCCGGCGCTGGGCCCGCATCCCCCTGGATATGGAGGGGCGCAAGCCCTACGTTACGCTGCCCGTCCAGTTGAATGATTCCCTGAGCCTACCCCTAAAACTGGTACTCGACACCGGCGCCGGCCACGCCCTGTCGGTTGAAACCACCTCCGACGCGCGCCTGGCCGTGCCGCCTACCCGGTTGCGCACCCAACTCGGGCGCGGGCTCAACGGCAATATCAACGGGTATTTAGGGCGCGTACCGGCCCTGCAACTGGGGCGCTACCGGGTACCGGCCCTGTTAACTTCCTTTCCTGACGCGGCTGATGTAGCCATGCGGGCCGATGTACCCCGCAATGGCAACCTGGGGTTTGAACTGCTTAAGCGCTTTACCGTCATCATTGATTACGCCCACAACCAGCTGCTGCTCCGCCCCAACCTCACCTTCCGCGACCCATTTGAGCACGACATGTGCGGGTTTGAGGTGCTGGCGACGGGCCCAAACTACCGGCAATACCGCGTACTGCGCGTAGATGCGAGCGGCCCGGCGGCTGAGGCCGGCATTCGGCCCGGCGACGAAATTTTGTCCATTAATCTGCTGCCCAGTGATGCCATCAGCTTAACCCAGCTGAGCCGGCTCCTGCATTCAGCCGACGGCCGCACCCTCTTATTTGTGGTGCGTCGCTCCACCGGCGACCTGTTCACGACGGCCGTACGCCTGAAACGGCAGATCTAG
- a CDS encoding o-succinylbenzoate synthase: protein MLQLRLSRRVLHFNFPARTSRGALTEHVAHYLHLHDSAEPQVEGLGEAAPLAGLSPDYRPDFEATLEGFVREFNRRQLRELLPEEAAELVGPEWPALRFALETAVLDLQHGGRHLLYDTAFSRGEAGVPINGLIWMGEAAFMREQIEKKLTEGYTCLKLKIGSLDFATELDLLREIRMVAGPERLTLRVDANGAFAPTEALHKLEQLARFELHSIEQPIRAGQWAAMREVCRHSPVPVALDEELIGLTEVAQQEALLEQTRPAYLILKPTLVGGLQASQAWAARAQAQGIGWWLTSALESNVGLNAVSQLASSCAQPGFPQGLGTGQLYHNNVAAPLRIQEGQLYYNPRGVWERPEG from the coding sequence ATGCTCCAGCTCCGCCTTTCCCGCCGCGTGTTGCACTTTAATTTTCCGGCCCGGACTTCCCGCGGAGCCCTTACCGAGCATGTAGCGCACTACCTGCACCTGCACGACTCCGCCGAGCCTCAGGTGGAAGGCCTGGGCGAAGCGGCCCCGTTGGCTGGCCTCAGCCCCGACTACCGCCCCGATTTTGAAGCTACTCTGGAAGGATTCGTGCGGGAGTTCAACCGCCGCCAGCTCCGGGAACTGCTACCCGAGGAAGCCGCCGAACTGGTAGGCCCCGAGTGGCCCGCGCTACGCTTCGCCCTGGAAACGGCCGTCCTCGACCTGCAGCACGGCGGCCGCCACTTGCTCTACGACACGGCCTTTAGCCGGGGCGAGGCTGGCGTACCCATCAACGGCCTGATTTGGATGGGTGAGGCGGCTTTTATGCGCGAGCAGATCGAAAAAAAGCTGACCGAAGGTTACACCTGCCTGAAGCTTAAAATTGGCAGCCTCGACTTCGCCACGGAGCTAGACTTGCTGCGGGAAATACGGATGGTAGCGGGGCCCGAGCGTCTGACCCTGCGTGTGGACGCCAATGGCGCATTTGCCCCCACCGAAGCCCTGCACAAGCTGGAGCAGTTAGCCCGCTTCGAGCTGCACTCCATTGAGCAGCCCATCCGGGCCGGGCAGTGGGCCGCCATGCGCGAGGTGTGCCGCCACTCGCCGGTGCCCGTAGCCCTGGACGAGGAGCTGATTGGCCTGACGGAAGTCGCCCAGCAGGAAGCCTTGCTAGAACAAACCCGCCCCGCCTACCTGATTCTGAAGCCTACCCTGGTAGGTGGCCTCCAAGCCAGCCAAGCTTGGGCCGCCCGGGCCCAGGCTCAGGGCATTGGCTGGTGGCTTACCTCGGCCCTGGAGTCGAACGTGGGGCTGAACGCCGTGAGCCAGCTGGCTAGCAGCTGCGCCCAGCCCGGTTTTCCGCAGGGATTGGGCACCGGCCAGTTGTATCATAACAATGTGGCCGCGCCCCTGCGCATTCAGGAGGGCCAGCTCTATTACAATCCGCGGGGCGTGTGGGAGAGGCCAGAAGGCTGA
- a CDS encoding KGG domain-containing protein gives MNTKSANRTNSTETPVLKRPRGFAAMDPATQRRIASEGGRASHQSGRGHRFTSEEARAAGRKGGQASRGRGTQGTAAE, from the coding sequence ATGAACACCAAATCTGCCAATCGCACAAACTCCACTGAAACGCCCGTTTTAAAGCGTCCGCGGGGCTTTGCCGCCATGGACCCCGCCACCCAGCGCCGCATTGCCAGCGAGGGCGGCCGCGCCTCGCACCAGAGCGGTCGGGGTCATCGTTTTACCTCAGAAGAAGCCCGGGCTGCTGGCCGTAAGGGGGGCCAAGCAAGCCGCGGCCGCGGCACGCAGGGCACTGCCGCTGAATAA
- the egtB gene encoding ergothioneine biosynthesis protein EgtB encodes MNLTSAPIHAAAAPAAPALLSRFRAVRQQTEALCHPLLPEDTVVQPVIDVSPPKWHLAHTTWFFETFLLREYLPGYSVYHPDYAFLFNSYYNSLGSRVNRADRGTLSRPPLQEVYAYRAFVDGKMEELLALQDTLPAAFQELFELGLQHEQQHQELLATDIKYILSTSPLAPAYQPAPALPTATSPAPPVSWLPVAGGIHLIGFAGEGFCFDNEQAPHNTYVADFELQNRLVTNAEYLEFMEAGGYRDFRYWLGEGWELVQQQGWEAPLYWVLRDGQWHRFTHHGLVPVNLAAPVTHISFYEADAYAHWRGCRLPTEQEWEIAARQFGATPTGTFLESGLYDPQPLAPDAPTDQCHQLLGDAWEWTYSAYHPYPGYRRAAGALGEYNGKFMLNQMVLRGGSCATPQSHIRLTYRNFFHADKRWQFTGIRLAR; translated from the coding sequence ATGAACCTGACTTCTGCTCCCATACATGCCGCCGCGGCCCCCGCTGCCCCGGCCCTGCTCAGCCGGTTTCGCGCCGTGCGGCAACAAACCGAGGCCCTGTGCCACCCCTTGCTGCCCGAGGATACCGTGGTGCAGCCCGTCATTGATGTGAGCCCTCCAAAGTGGCATTTGGCCCACACTACCTGGTTTTTCGAAACGTTTCTGCTGCGGGAATACCTGCCGGGCTACTCGGTTTACCACCCCGACTACGCTTTCCTGTTCAACTCCTACTACAACTCCCTGGGCTCCCGCGTTAACCGCGCTGACCGCGGCACGTTGTCGCGCCCGCCTTTGCAGGAGGTGTATGCATACCGAGCTTTTGTAGATGGGAAAATGGAGGAGCTGCTGGCCCTGCAAGACACGCTACCGGCCGCGTTTCAGGAACTCTTTGAGCTGGGCCTGCAGCACGAGCAGCAGCACCAGGAGCTGCTAGCCACCGATATCAAGTACATCCTCAGCACCAGTCCGCTGGCTCCGGCCTACCAACCGGCGCCGGCCTTGCCAACGGCTACCTCACCGGCGCCGCCTGTTAGCTGGCTGCCGGTGGCGGGCGGGATTCACCTCATTGGGTTTGCCGGGGAAGGGTTTTGCTTTGACAACGAGCAGGCCCCGCACAATACTTACGTGGCTGATTTCGAGCTGCAAAACCGCCTGGTTACCAACGCTGAATACCTAGAGTTCATGGAGGCCGGCGGCTACCGCGACTTTCGCTACTGGCTGGGGGAGGGCTGGGAGCTGGTGCAGCAGCAGGGTTGGGAAGCTCCTCTGTACTGGGTACTGCGCGACGGGCAGTGGCACCGCTTCACCCACCACGGCCTGGTACCCGTGAACCTAGCCGCCCCCGTGACGCATATTAGCTTTTACGAGGCTGATGCCTACGCACACTGGCGGGGCTGCCGCCTGCCCACGGAGCAGGAATGGGAAATTGCTGCCCGCCAGTTCGGGGCCACGCCCACGGGCACTTTCCTTGAAAGTGGCCTCTACGACCCGCAACCTCTGGCCCCAGACGCCCCTACTGACCAGTGCCACCAGCTCCTCGGCGACGCCTGGGAGTGGACTTATTCGGCCTACCACCCCTACCCCGGCTACCGGCGCGCGGCCGGCGCCCTGGGCGAATACAACGGCAAATTCATGCTTAACCAAATGGTACTGCGGGGCGGCTCCTGCGCTACCCCCCAAAGCCACATTCGCCTCACGTACCGCAATTTTTTTCACGCCGACAAGCGCTGGCAATTTACAGGCATCCGGCTGGCCCGCTGA
- the egtD gene encoding L-histidine N(alpha)-methyltransferase: MRSAPASAPAPALPPTDTSTAAQDSSAPTPASALQQHVRAGLSRPFKALSSMYFYDDEGSRLFQQIMALPEYYPTRTEFTLLTQHQAAIGAALRPQEPTEPFFLLELGAGDGLKTKILLRHLLETGAQFTYVPVDISEAALAGLAASLRAELPTLHVEPVVADYADALRLMASRPGRKAVLFLGSNIGNFLPEDRHRFLQNLALPLTPDDRLLVGFDLQKNPRLIRAAYDDSQGVTARFNLNLLRRLNRELGADFDLAQWQHYTDYDPLSGAVRSFLVSSRAQTVQFATLNWAVDFAAWEMIHTENSYKFTRSGIAATAEAAGFTVQEFFTDAQDYFADVILQPTP; this comes from the coding sequence ATGCGTTCTGCTCCTGCTTCCGCCCCTGCCCCTGCCCTACCCCCAACCGACACCTCTACCGCCGCACAAGACAGCAGCGCGCCCACCCCGGCCAGTGCCTTGCAGCAGCACGTGCGAGCGGGGCTGAGCCGGCCGTTCAAGGCGTTATCGTCCATGTATTTCTATGATGACGAGGGTAGCCGGCTGTTTCAGCAGATTATGGCCCTGCCGGAGTACTACCCTACCCGCACGGAGTTTACCCTGCTAACCCAGCACCAAGCCGCCATTGGTGCCGCCCTGCGCCCGCAGGAGCCCACGGAGCCGTTTTTCCTGCTGGAGCTGGGGGCCGGCGACGGACTAAAAACCAAGATTCTGCTGCGCCATCTGCTGGAAACCGGAGCTCAGTTTACCTACGTGCCGGTGGATATTTCGGAGGCTGCTTTGGCGGGACTGGCTGCCAGCTTGCGCGCTGAGCTGCCTACCCTGCACGTAGAGCCCGTAGTGGCTGATTACGCCGATGCGTTACGGCTCATGGCCAGCCGGCCGGGCCGCAAAGCGGTGCTGTTCCTGGGTTCGAACATCGGCAATTTTCTCCCCGAGGACCGGCACCGCTTTCTGCAGAATTTGGCCCTACCTCTCACCCCCGACGACCGGCTGCTGGTAGGCTTCGACCTGCAAAAGAACCCGCGGCTTATTCGGGCGGCCTACGACGACAGCCAGGGCGTAACGGCCCGTTTCAATCTGAACCTGCTGCGCCGCCTAAACCGGGAGCTGGGCGCTGATTTCGACCTAGCCCAGTGGCAGCACTACACGGATTATGACCCGCTGAGCGGAGCCGTGCGGTCCTTCCTGGTGAGTTCCCGGGCCCAAACGGTCCAGTTCGCTACCCTGAATTGGGCCGTGGACTTTGCCGCTTGGGAAATGATTCACACCGAAAATTCCTACAAATTCACCCGCTCCGGCATTGCGGCTACCGCGGAGGCGGCGGGCTTTACGGTGCAGGAGTTTTTTACCGATGCCCAGGACTATTTTGCGGACGTAATTCTGCAACCCACCCCCTGA
- a CDS encoding pyridoxal phosphate-dependent aminotransferase — MSATSAPDVINLASGYGSFPPPAVATAAALRLLQATGPLPVAEVAGLPELRAALAEFYQQAGADRVQPEQVVVTGGTKAALFALLQAVLRPGDEVLLPTPNWFGFWELVTRAGGIVRVLPLNSADNYALSPETLRAALTPRTRLVLLSNPNNPTGRVYSRAEIAGWLRVTQDFPDLFVLSDEIYNGITFGPEPVPTLLSFPDPHQRHLVVNGYSKSLALIGWGIGYLVAPRAIAQACVAKLHATGSAVPVLQQHAALAATHNASAIAGGLVENLQPARHLMQTELALLPQVPPPQAEATYYFFPDLRAYLRPELEPAAASAELVARLQAAGVAVVDGATCGAPGFGRLSYAVPMAQLEQALERLRVGLGAPFAAR, encoded by the coding sequence ATGTCCGCCACTTCTGCCCCTGATGTAATTAACCTAGCCTCCGGTTACGGCTCGTTTCCGCCCCCAGCTGTGGCTACAGCAGCGGCCCTGCGCCTGCTGCAGGCAACCGGGCCGCTGCCCGTAGCTGAGGTGGCTGGTTTACCCGAGTTGCGGGCAGCGCTAGCCGAGTTTTACCAGCAGGCCGGGGCGGATCGGGTTCAGCCTGAGCAGGTAGTCGTGACGGGTGGCACCAAAGCGGCGCTATTTGCCCTGCTGCAAGCCGTTCTTCGGCCCGGCGACGAGGTGTTACTGCCTACTCCCAATTGGTTTGGCTTCTGGGAACTAGTTACGCGGGCGGGGGGCATCGTGCGGGTCCTACCTCTCAATTCAGCCGATAACTATGCCCTTTCGCCCGAAACCTTGCGGGCGGCCCTCACGCCCCGAACCCGCTTGGTGCTTCTTTCCAACCCGAACAACCCCACGGGCCGGGTGTACTCGCGGGCGGAAATAGCGGGCTGGCTGCGTGTGACGCAAGACTTCCCCGACCTGTTCGTGCTCAGCGACGAAATCTATAACGGCATTACGTTCGGCCCCGAGCCAGTGCCTACCCTGCTCAGCTTCCCCGACCCGCACCAGCGGCACCTGGTGGTGAATGGGTACAGCAAGTCTTTGGCCCTGATTGGCTGGGGCATTGGCTACTTGGTGGCTCCCCGGGCTATAGCCCAGGCCTGCGTGGCCAAGCTGCACGCTACGGGTAGCGCCGTGCCAGTGCTGCAGCAGCACGCTGCCCTGGCCGCCACACATAACGCCTCTGCTATTGCTGGGGGCTTAGTTGAGAACCTGCAGCCCGCTCGCCACCTAATGCAAACGGAGCTAGCCCTGCTGCCCCAGGTGCCCCCGCCGCAAGCCGAGGCGACCTACTACTTTTTCCCGGATTTGCGCGCCTACCTGCGCCCTGAGCTGGAACCCGCTGCCGCCTCCGCTGAGCTGGTAGCTCGCCTGCAGGCAGCTGGCGTAGCAGTGGTGGATGGCGCAACGTGCGGCGCGCCGGGCTTCGGGCGGCTATCCTATGCGGTGCCAATGGCCCAGCTGGAGCAAGCACTGGAGCGGCTGCGCGTGGGGTTGGGCGCTCCGTTTGCTGCCAGGTAA
- a CDS encoding MATE family efflux transporter — MSSRSSLRSHLLPTLDLAYPVMLSQLGHVLVNVCDGMVVGQTGKVPLAAVSLSVNVNTVIMVLGLGLTMGITPLVAAADGRRDVAGLGRLLVNGVWLSLAAGVVLALCGLLVPTVLPYLNQPAEVVALATPWVRVLFLSLLPLMVFQGFKQFAEGLGLTRQAMLLSIQANVLNAVLCYGLVFGKLGLPELGMMGAAWATLLARVLMAVLMAAYVLRAVRLRPYREAAARNLRPDATVLRRLLGLGSPIGVQMMFEMGAFSFSGIMIGWLGATDLAAHYIAINVASVTYMAASGIAAAATIRVGKHLGSQDAHGARQAGLAAYLLTFIFMSLMGVLLVVGRHSIPLYYNHDPAVVAQAASLLLIAAAFQVSDGLQVVGLGALRGLEDVKVPSVVALLAYWAAALPLGYVLGFRLGWGATGVWVGLLTGLSLVAGVLLLRFRRRPVLTATPVNEAALAAR; from the coding sequence ATGTCTTCCCGCTCCTCGCTTCGCTCCCACCTGCTGCCCACCCTCGACTTAGCCTATCCCGTGATGCTCAGCCAGCTGGGTCATGTGCTGGTAAACGTCTGCGACGGGATGGTGGTTGGCCAGACGGGCAAGGTTCCGCTAGCCGCTGTTTCGCTCAGCGTCAACGTGAACACTGTAATCATGGTCCTCGGCCTGGGCCTGACCATGGGCATCACGCCGCTGGTAGCCGCCGCCGATGGGCGCCGCGACGTGGCCGGCCTGGGCCGGCTGCTGGTGAACGGGGTGTGGCTAAGTCTGGCGGCCGGCGTAGTGCTGGCTTTGTGCGGCCTGCTAGTGCCCACGGTGCTGCCCTACCTCAACCAGCCCGCTGAGGTAGTAGCGCTAGCCACGCCTTGGGTGCGCGTCCTGTTTCTCTCACTCCTACCCCTGATGGTGTTTCAAGGCTTCAAGCAGTTTGCCGAAGGCCTTGGGCTTACCCGCCAGGCCATGCTGCTTTCCATTCAGGCCAACGTGCTGAACGCGGTGCTCTGCTACGGGCTGGTGTTTGGCAAGCTGGGCCTGCCGGAGCTGGGCATGATGGGCGCGGCCTGGGCTACCCTGCTGGCCCGCGTGCTCATGGCCGTACTCATGGCCGCCTATGTGCTGCGCGCCGTGCGCCTGCGCCCCTACCGCGAGGCTGCTGCCCGCAACCTGCGGCCCGATGCCACCGTCCTGCGCCGCCTCCTGGGGCTGGGCTCACCCATTGGCGTGCAGATGATGTTTGAAATGGGAGCCTTTAGCTTTTCAGGTATTATGATTGGCTGGCTGGGCGCCACCGACTTAGCCGCACATTATATTGCCATCAACGTGGCATCCGTTACCTACATGGCGGCCAGCGGCATTGCGGCGGCGGCTACCATTCGGGTGGGCAAGCACCTGGGCAGCCAGGATGCCCACGGGGCCCGGCAGGCTGGGCTGGCGGCCTACTTGCTCACCTTCATCTTCATGAGCCTGATGGGCGTGCTGCTGGTAGTGGGCCGCCACTCCATCCCGCTGTACTACAACCACGACCCCGCCGTAGTGGCCCAGGCGGCCTCCTTGCTGCTCATTGCCGCCGCATTTCAGGTTTCCGATGGCCTGCAGGTGGTAGGGCTGGGGGCGTTGCGGGGGCTGGAGGATGTGAAGGTCCCCTCTGTGGTGGCGCTGCTGGCTTACTGGGCCGCCGCCCTCCCCCTAGGCTACGTGCTGGGCTTCCGGCTGGGCTGGGGCGCTACGGGCGTGTGGGTGGGCCTGCTTACGGGCCTGAGCCTGGTGGCTGGCGTGCTGCTGCTGCGTTTCCGACGCCGACCGGTACTAACCGCCACCCCCGTGAACGAAGCGGCCCTCGCCGCGCGTTAA
- a CDS encoding DUF922 domain-containing protein: MLFPLSLPLLLSFFTAGQGPAAAAPAAKPAPARLEWRADRQLTWEDFKSRPTSDRLAALTSSTIDAKVGCVDYVFSAQVQAVFVPTESWVRDPKRATPALLRHEQVHFDLTEVHARLLRQKLSLVKFDCEKLQPAFSNITKMAFLTWQREEARYDQETNHGLNLPRQQAWEQQVQQKLQQLQAFALVKQ, encoded by the coding sequence ATGCTGTTTCCTCTGTCGCTGCCCTTGTTACTGAGTTTCTTTACCGCCGGGCAAGGTCCGGCCGCGGCGGCCCCGGCCGCAAAGCCGGCTCCGGCCAGGCTTGAGTGGCGGGCCGACCGGCAGCTTACTTGGGAAGACTTCAAAAGCCGCCCAACCTCCGACCGGCTGGCGGCGCTTACTTCTTCCACCATTGACGCCAAGGTAGGCTGCGTCGATTATGTTTTCTCGGCTCAGGTACAGGCGGTGTTCGTGCCCACCGAGTCGTGGGTGCGCGACCCCAAACGGGCCACTCCAGCCCTGTTGCGCCACGAGCAGGTACATTTTGATCTGACGGAGGTGCACGCCCGGCTGCTACGCCAGAAGCTGAGCTTAGTCAAGTTCGACTGTGAAAAGCTGCAGCCGGCCTTCAGCAACATCACCAAAATGGCCTTCCTGACCTGGCAGCGCGAAGAAGCCCGCTACGACCAGGAAACCAATCATGGCCTGAACCTCCCTCGCCAGCAAGCCTGGGAGCAGCAAGTGCAGCAAAAACTCCAGCAGCTACAGGCCTTTGCCCTGGTGAAGCAGTAA
- a CDS encoding tRNA-binding protein: MLTWAEFERVDVRVGTIVEAREFPAARRPAYQLLIDLGPEIGQKKSSAQITHHYQPAELLGRQVLCVVNFPPKQIGKFLSEVLVTGAADAEGHIVLATVAGPVPNGSRLI, from the coding sequence ATGCTAACCTGGGCTGAATTTGAACGCGTTGATGTGCGGGTCGGGACGATTGTAGAGGCGCGGGAATTTCCGGCGGCCCGGCGGCCGGCCTACCAGCTGCTCATTGACTTGGGCCCCGAAATCGGACAGAAGAAGTCCAGCGCCCAAATAACGCATCATTACCAGCCGGCCGAACTACTAGGGCGGCAGGTGCTGTGCGTCGTGAACTTTCCGCCCAAGCAAATTGGCAAGTTCCTTTCCGAGGTGCTCGTTACCGGAGCCGCTGATGCTGAGGGCCACATTGTGCTGGCCACCGTGGCCGGGCCCGTGCCCAATGGCAGCCGCCTAATTTAG
- a CDS encoding DUF4296 domain-containing protein: protein MKKYSFRVMTWLGALTLLVTACQKPDEVAPPRQLIPREKMVRLLIELHTLEARTDAAGLPTDSARALFHVAQKNLYWRYEVNDSSFTQSYRYYAIHDKDLDEIYAAVVDSLALREAKLQPAGTPQGPVINRN from the coding sequence GTGAAAAAATATTCGTTTCGTGTGATGACGTGGCTGGGCGCTTTAACCCTGCTGGTTACGGCCTGCCAGAAGCCGGATGAGGTAGCGCCCCCGCGCCAGCTGATTCCGCGCGAAAAGATGGTGCGCCTGCTCATTGAGCTCCACACGCTGGAAGCCCGTACCGACGCCGCCGGCCTGCCCACCGACTCAGCGCGGGCCTTATTTCACGTAGCCCAAAAAAATCTGTACTGGCGCTACGAGGTCAACGATTCCTCGTTCACGCAGAGCTACCGCTACTACGCCATCCACGATAAGGACCTGGATGAAATTTACGCCGCGGTGGTCGACAGCCTGGCCCTGCGCGAAGCCAAGCTGCAGCCCGCTGGCACGCCCCAAGGACCCGTAATCAACCGCAACTAA
- a CDS encoding DUF58 domain-containing protein, protein MKPADSPFQHLVRKLRQMEIRILKAVDAQLQGDFHSVFKGTGLEFDDVRLYQYGDEVRAIDWAVSSKGHGTFVKTYKEEREQQVLLLLDVSASQQVGAAARRKIDVGREICGVLALAAARQDAQLGILAFSDQKELYLAPGKGIRHAYSLIKRLFELTPRSRHTAVAGGIKQALGLLKRRTIVLLISDFIDAEYERELTMLARKHDLIVLQLLDQREREFPPLGIIPLHDQESGRTVWVNTSSAAFRARYRATYEQNREQIGQICRRHRTEYLSIATDTDFVPQLVHLFRRRNQRGGRG, encoded by the coding sequence ATGAAACCCGCCGATTCGCCTTTCCAGCACCTCGTCCGCAAGCTTCGGCAAATGGAAATCCGCATTCTGAAGGCGGTAGATGCCCAGCTACAGGGCGATTTTCATTCCGTTTTTAAAGGTACAGGCCTGGAGTTTGATGATGTACGGCTGTATCAGTACGGCGACGAGGTGCGCGCCATTGACTGGGCCGTTTCCAGCAAAGGGCACGGCACCTTCGTAAAAACCTACAAGGAAGAACGGGAGCAGCAGGTGCTTTTATTGCTCGATGTCAGCGCCTCCCAGCAGGTAGGAGCTGCGGCCCGGCGTAAGATTGACGTGGGCCGAGAAATTTGTGGGGTGCTGGCCTTGGCCGCCGCCCGGCAAGATGCCCAGCTCGGCATTCTGGCTTTTTCCGACCAGAAGGAGCTGTACCTAGCTCCCGGCAAGGGCATTCGGCACGCCTATTCGCTAATTAAACGCCTGTTTGAGCTAACCCCACGCAGCCGCCACACGGCCGTGGCGGGCGGCATTAAGCAGGCCCTGGGACTGCTCAAGCGCCGCACCATCGTGCTCTTGATTTCCGACTTTATTGATGCCGAATACGAGCGGGAGCTGACCATGCTAGCCCGCAAGCACGACCTGATTGTGCTGCAGCTGCTGGATCAGCGGGAGCGGGAGTTTCCGCCCCTGGGCATCATTCCGCTCCACGACCAGGAATCGGGGCGCACGGTGTGGGTGAATACGTCTTCGGCCGCCTTTCGGGCCCGCTACCGCGCTACCTACGAGCAGAACCGGGAGCAGATTGGCCAGATCTGCCGCCGTCACCGCACCGAATATCTGTCCATTGCCACCGACACGGATTTTGTACCGCAGCTGGTGCATCTGTTCCGGCGGCGCAACCAGCGTGGGGGTCGTGGGTAA